One genomic segment of Pongo abelii isolate AG06213 chromosome 13, NHGRI_mPonAbe1-v2.0_pri, whole genome shotgun sequence includes these proteins:
- the EQTN gene encoding equatorin, translated as MNFILFIFIPGVFSLQSSTLKPTIEALPNVMPLNEDVNKQEEKNEDHTHNYAPANEKNGNYYKDIKQYVFTTQNPNGTESEISVRATTDLNFALKNYKIVNATTYEKSTSEEETTTNEPSHKNIQRATPYVPAFWTMLAKAINGTKVVMDDKDQLFHPIPESDVNATQGENQPDLEDLKIKLTLGISLMTLLLFVVLLAFCSATLYKLRHLSYKSCESQYSVNPELATMSYFHPSEGVSDTSFSKSAESSTFLGTTSSDMKGSGARTSESKIMTDNISIGSDDEMHVKDESVTR; from the exons AtgaattttatattgtttatttttatacctgGAGTTTTTTCCTTACAAAGTAGCACTTTGAAGCCTACTATTGAAG CATTGCCGAATGTGATGCCTTTAAATGAAGATGTTAATaagcaggaagaaaagaatgaagatcaTACTCACAATTATGCTCCTGCTAATGAGAAAAATGGCaattattataaagatataaaacaat atgTGTTCACAACACAAAATCCAAATGGCACTGAGTCTGAAATATCTGTGAGAGCCACAACTGACCTGAATTTTGCTCTAAAAAACT ATAAAATTGTCAATGCAACTACGTATGAAAAATCCACCAGTGAAGAAGAAACAACTACTAACGAACCCtctcataaaaatattcaaa gAGCAACCCCATACGTGCCTGCATTTTGGACAATGTTAGCTAAAG ctataaatggaacaaaagtGGTCATGGATGATAAAGATCAATTATTTCACCCAATTCCAG agtCTGATGTGAATGCTACACAGGGAGAAAATCAGCCAGATCTAGAGGATCTGAAGATCAAATTAACGCTGGGAATCTCGTTGATGACCCTCCTCCTCTTTGTGGTCCTCTTGGCATTCTGTAGTGCTACACTGTACAAACTGAGGCATCTGAG ttaTAAAAGTTGTGAGAGTCAATACTCCGTCAACCCAGAGCTGGCCACGATGTCTTACTTTCATCCATCAGAAGGTGTTTCAGATACATCCTTTTCCAAGAGTGCAGAGAGCAGCACATTTTTGGGTACCACTTCTTCAGATATGAAAGGATCAGGCGCAAGAACATCAGAATCTAAGATAATGACGGATAACATTTCCATAGGCTCAGATGATGAGATGCATGTAAAGGATGAGTCGGTTACCCGGTGA